Genomic window (Sulfurimonas sp.):
ATCCAAGTATTACTAGAACTCACTTTATTGAGTGTCCAGCAAATGGTGGACAAGAGTGGAGGGGACCTCAGTTTAATTCTCTTCAATTTGCTAAAGGTTTTATGGCTTCTGCTGAATGGACAGGGGTTTATATAAAAACTATTCTTGAAGATTTAGGTTTAAAACCTGAAGCACGATGGATGTTAGCAGAAGGAAGTGATAACTCTGAAATGGGTCGCTCTGTTCCTGTTGATAAAGTTTTTGATGATGCTATGATTGTTTGGGGTCAAAATGGTGAAGCTCTTCGCCCTGAACAAGGTTATCCAGTTAGACTTCTTCTTCCAGGTTGGGAAGGAAACTTATGTGTTAAATGGCTTAAACGATTAGAATTTGCAGCTGAGCCTTGGTATTCAAAAGAAGAAACTTCTAAATATACTGCCCTTAAACCAAGTGGTAAAGCAATCCAGCATTTTTATGCAAATGAAGTAAACTCAACAGTAGTTTCTCCGTCTCCAGAAATTCCATGGACGCATCTTGAAGATGGTGATATTGTTGAGATTGAAGGACTTGCGTGGTCTGGTATGGGTACTATTACTCTTGTTGACTTATCTTTTGACGGTGGTAAAAATTATGTTAACGCTAAATTAAAAGGTTTGGTATTACCTAAATCTTGGACGAGATGGAGCTATATGCACACATACAAAAAAGGTCAAACCCTTCTTCTTACATCGCGCGCTATGGATGACGCAGGCTATATTCAACCAACTATTGATGAAGAAGTGTCAGTTATGGGCGTTGAATCAGTTTACCATAGAAATGGTGTAGAAACTTGGGAAGTAACAGCTACAGGAGAAGTGAATCATGTTCAAATTAGATCGTAAATTAATTATTTCTGCTTGTGTAGGTACAATGTTTGCCTTATCTGCAACAGCATTAAGTGCAGATTCAAGGGCAACTAATAAAATTAATATTGACGGTGGGGTGTCTTACCCTGTTGTAAATTCGAAGACAGGTCCATATTGGGTTAATACGCAATCAGCTAATATGAAAATTAATAATGGGCGTATTCCAACTGCAAATGAAATAGCAGCATGGGACAAAGATGTTATGCCTGATGGAACAGGTTTACCAGAAGGTAGTGGTTCTGTTGAAGATGGTGAAGAGATTTATGAGGCACAGTGTATTATGTGTCATGGTGATTTTGGCTCAGGTGGCGGGGGTTATCCTGCTCTTTCTAAAGGAAATGCTGAGGAGTTACAACAAACTCTTACAAACAACAGATGGAAAGATCCAGAAGCAGATGGACCAACTCGTGTTTTTGGTTCTTACTGGCCATATGCTAGTACGATGTGGTGGTACATTAGAGATGGTATGCCTCATACAAAGTCAAAAACTTTAAGTGTTGATGAAACATACGCGCTTACTGCATATATGTTAAATATCAACGAAATGTCAATCGATGGCGAGGAAGTTGATGAAGAGTATATTTTAGATAGAGAAAAATTCTTAAAAATAAAAATGCCTAATGTAGATGGTTTTGAGCCAAACATAGATGGACCAAATGCTCTTAATGATGTGCGTAAATATTATGCAAATCCTGCAAATTTTGGCGGAATAAAAAAAGAAGTATCTCAGCGTTGCATGAAAGATTGTCAAAAATCAACAGCAAAAATAAGACGCATCCAAAATGGTGGTATAAAAGACTTTTTACCTCCAATGTCAGTAGCAAAAGATTTACCTAAAAAAGAAGCTTCAGATATGGGTTTTAATGTTATGAAATCTTATGAAAACAACTGTATGCCTTGTCATGGTGCAGAAGGTATGGGTGCTCCTGTAACAGGTGATAAAGATGCTTGGGCTGAGGTTATGACTAATGGTATGGATACAGTTCAAAAAAATGCGCTTGAAGGTCTAAACGGTATGCCTGCAAAAGGTGGAGCAAGTGTTAGTGATAATGAGCTAAAATTGTTAGTTGATTATATGATTGAGAAAAGTAAATAATAAAGGAAATATGATGGAAAGAAGAAAATTTTTAAGTTTAACTTTAGGTGCTTTAGTATTAGCTGTTGCCCCTGCAAGTGTAAGAGCAGAGGATTATAGAAAGTTAAAACCAACAGTATGGACTGCTCATACGGTTGAAGATGCTATTAAAAATCTATATGGAACTACAACTACAATCGAAAAAGGTGTTAAATTGAGTACGCCAGATGTTGCTAGTAGTGGTGGAGCTGTTCCTGTAACATTTAGCACTAAAATCCCTGCAAAGACAGTTTCTGTATTTCAAGATGCAAATCCAGAAGCAGCTGTAATTGTATATAGTGTTACAAAGTATGATATTACTGATTATAAGATTCAAATAAAAATGGGAAAACCAGGAACTATTACAGTTGTAGTAGAAGGTTTAGACGGAAAACTATACTCAGCTAAGAGAAGTTTAGATGTTGCACTTGGTGGATGTGAAGGTTAAGACTTTCAACTAATTTAAATTAATAAAAGGAATATTTTATGGGCATAAGAGTAAAAGCAAAATTAAAAAAAGGTATCATCAAAGTAACGATACAACCAAGTCATGCAATGACTACATACAATCAAGCAAAAAAGAAAACAGGAGATAGTGATAATGCTAATTTTATAACGCATATGTCAGGAACTATTAATGGTGAAACAGTATTTGACATGTCAACAAGTCAGTTTTTATCTAAAAATCCTATCTTTAAACTTAAACTTAAAGGTGAAACTTTTAAAAAGAAAGATAAGCTTATTGTTACATGGGTTGACCGTAAAGGTAAAACAGAAACAAAAAAAGGTAAAATCAAGTAATTTTACTTTGAGAAAAGAAGGAAGGTTTATATCATGATTAAAATAATATTTAAAATTTTTCTTTTTTCTCTACTTTTGCAAGTTACACTTCTATCAAGAGAGATAGATATAAACAAACTTGCAAAGTCTGCATCTAAAACTAATAAACATCTTTTTGTATGGCTTCATAAAACAGGTTGTGGTTATTGTCAAACTATGGAAGAATTTACTTTAGACAATGAAAAAGTAAAAGCACTACTTAAAAAGAAGTTTGTTGAAGTTCATATCAATATTTATGAAAAAGACAAGGTAAGATATAAAGACTTTATTGGAAGTGGACGAGATTTTGCAAAATCGGTTGGTTATAACTTCTATCCAACTTCTCTGTTTTTTGATAAAAATGCAAAGTTAGTTTATGCTGTCCCTGGCTATAAAGATGAAAATGTATTTTATACTATTTTAAAATATATTGACTCTAAGTCATACAAAAAGGTTGATTTTGAAATCTATGAAAATGACTTTGAATTTAAAGAGGAGAAATAGTGAATAAAAATTCTGGAAATGTTTTAGAACTATTTATTTCTAAAAAAGAGCAAAGTGATAGAATCAATAAGGCGGAGATAACAGTAGATGCTAAGGGTGTGAAAGAAGATAAGTATTATGCAAATAATCCAAATAGAGCTATCTTAATAACTTCAAAAGAGAGTTATGATTTGGCTAAAGACAATGGCATAGATGCCGTGTATAGTTCTTTAGGTGAGAATATTTTACTTGATGTAAACCCTTATCACCTAGTTCCTGGAGATAGATTGCAAATCGGTCAAACTATTTTAGAGATAACTCAAAACTGTACGCTGTGTAATTCTTTAGCAAAAGTAGATGCAACTTTGCCAAAACTTCTTGAAAATGATAGAGGAATTTTTGCTAAGGTTATAGATGGCGGAGTAATTAAAAAAGGTGATATAGTTAAGTTTTAAAACTATGTTAAACTATTGGCATTAGATGTCAGATAAGGATAAAAAATGAAAAAAACAAATAATCTCATAACAATTGTTTTTATGTCAATAATTTTAAGTGCTGTATCAGCATTTGGAGCAGCGGCACAAAGTGTTCAAGTATTTACATCAAATAATGCAGACGGCAAAATCACAGCTAAGTCAATAGACGAAGCATTTGGAAAAAGTGGTTTAATCATAGATGGTAACAATGATATGAACAAACCTTTTAAACTTAGGTTTAAAAATACTTACTACAAAACATATAACTTAGCGATGTTTCGTAATAAAGAGGTTACTTTAAAACTATTAAAAAAATATCCAACTTTTGGTCTTTTAACTCCTTTAACTATGTCTATTTGGTCAGACAAAGGAACTATGAATATTTCCACATTAACATTAGCAGGTATCGCAAGAGCTGGTGAAATTCCTATTGATGACCCAGATTTAGTCGCTTATTCTAAGTCTATTGAAAAAGCATTAAGAGCGGCTATGCCAAAAGGACACTTCAAAAAATTAAACCATATAGTACAGTTTCCTAAAAAATCTTTTCAAACAAGATATACAATGGAACTTGAGATAGATGCAGATACAGATATCGAAGAGTTAAAAGAAGATTTTGAAGCAGAGTTTGAGGGCGAGATGGAGCCTATTGGTTTTTTAATGCCAGGTTACCTAAACCTTGTAGATGAAGCTTTTGAGCCTAATGGATATGATGCTTATGATTTTTATGATACATATTCTGTTTGTAAATTTGATGTAATCTATCCTGTTTCAAAGTTGCATCCTGAAGCTGGTGCTTATGCTCCTTGTGCTTTTTACTTGTATAAGAAAAAAGGTGAAAACAAGATGCATATGGGGTGGTTAGGTGTAGATAATTGGATTACTACTTTGGATATAAAAGATGAAGAATCAATCAAGCCTCTTCGTGCGGCGCATAAGATGATTGAGGATATTATCAAGGAAATTATAGAGTAATACAATGAGATTTTTTATAATAAACTTCATTTTTAGTATAGTTTTTTTAAGCTTAGCATCTGCGAGTGATAATCTTGCAGTTGTTTATACTTTTGATAAGCAAAATGATAAAAGATTTAATGAGTTTACAAGTAAAGATCTTAGAGAGATAGGTTATTTTTTAAATGACCCCCACCATAGAGTAAATGATGCTTATGAAGTTCAGTTTGGAAAAACAGACCTTGAACTTATAGGTTTTTCATCCATTTTAAATGAAGAGGTGGTTCGTCCACTTTTAAGTATTGACCCACGACTTGGTGGGTTTAGTCCCTTCAATCTCCTAAACTATAGAAAAAAATCAGATAATGTAACGGTAGTAGCACACTTAACACCTGAGGCTATATTAGATATTTTAGAGATTAAAGATAAAGAGATACATAAAAAATATATAGCTTCTTTTAAACCACTTGATGATTTAATACAAAAAAGACTTGGCGGTAAAAAAAGTTATATACCTGTAAAAGGTCGTGCGAAAAATACTATGATGCACTTTGAGATTGCTTTTGAAGAACCTGAAGATATAGATGATTTTTTAGAAGAATTTCAAGAAAAATTTGAATTTGCTTTTGAAACACAAGGTTTTGTAATCGCTGGTTTTTACAATATAAAAGAGAGTTTTTATTCTGAGGAAGATGCCATGCCAATGTACACATCTTTTTGGTCTTATGCCTTGTGTCATATACCATATTCTTATACTGTTTTTGATGGTAAAGATGCTTTTCCAGTTGCTGGGATTTTCGCACCTTGTTCTATGTACATTTATGTAAAAGAGGGTGAAAATAAATTAGTGATTGGTATGCCGACATTATCTGCTTGGGCAAGTGCTTTGGGAATTACAAATCAAAAAAAACTAAATTATATAAATCAGCTAGATGAAGATATACCAGCTATTTTAAAAGGTCTTGGTGCAAAAGTAGTGGCAAATGGAAATCCACTACTTCGCAAATAAATTATTTTTTATCTTTATCAATAGCATCTTTGGCAGTTTTTATAGCACTGCCTAAGGCTACTCGAGCTACTTCAAGTGCTTGTTTACCCATTCTTTTTGCTTCTTGTGCAGTTTTAGATTTCATAGCAGTATCGGCTTTTTTAACTGCTGTTTTTGCAAAACTAGAAAATCTATCACGCATTATGTCTGCTGTTTCTTTAGAGATATGAACTAACTCTTGTAAATCATAACGCATATTTTTATTTATTTCTACAAGTAATTTATTTGTTTCTTGGTTATTTTCACTTGCTTTACTTTGAACAACTTGAGAAAAAAGAGTATCTGATTGATTTAAATCTTCCATGATAGTATCATAGTCTTCTATAAGAATGTGCTTTGCTTCAACAGGCATAAAAGCTAAGCGTTTTTTAAATCTATCAATAGAACGAACAAGACCACTTCTCATTCCCCTTAGCGTTGCATTTAAAATTTCATCTGCTTTTGTTGGCGTTGCTTCTGCAATATCTATGGAAGATTGTAAAA
Coding sequences:
- the soxC gene encoding sulfite dehydrogenase, with protein sequence MDNKKSQQDLELSDRRDFFKRTAALGVTALAGTSLFASQDDKAIMHHVPWGQKWGDPVTKNRYGIPSAYEHNNIRRNTKLLASGNFRASIAVTPIHESEGIITPNGLFFSRSHGGTAHVDPKEYRLMIHGLVKEPIVLTLEQLKRYPSITRTHFIECPANGGQEWRGPQFNSLQFAKGFMASAEWTGVYIKTILEDLGLKPEARWMLAEGSDNSEMGRSVPVDKVFDDAMIVWGQNGEALRPEQGYPVRLLLPGWEGNLCVKWLKRLEFAAEPWYSKEETSKYTALKPSGKAIQHFYANEVNSTVVSPSPEIPWTHLEDGDIVEIEGLAWSGMGTITLVDLSFDGGKNYVNAKLKGLVLPKSWTRWSYMHTYKKGQTLLLTSRAMDDAGYIQPTIDEEVSVMGVESVYHRNGVETWEVTATGEVNHVQIRS
- a CDS encoding c-type cytochrome; protein product: MFKLDRKLIISACVGTMFALSATALSADSRATNKINIDGGVSYPVVNSKTGPYWVNTQSANMKINNGRIPTANEIAAWDKDVMPDGTGLPEGSGSVEDGEEIYEAQCIMCHGDFGSGGGGYPALSKGNAEELQQTLTNNRWKDPEADGPTRVFGSYWPYASTMWWYIRDGMPHTKSKTLSVDETYALTAYMLNINEMSIDGEEVDEEYILDREKFLKIKMPNVDGFEPNIDGPNALNDVRKYYANPANFGGIKKEVSQRCMKDCQKSTAKIRRIQNGGIKDFLPPMSVAKDLPKKEASDMGFNVMKSYENNCMPCHGAEGMGAPVTGDKDAWAEVMTNGMDTVQKNALEGLNGMPAKGGASVSDNELKLLVDYMIEKSK
- a CDS encoding thiosulfate oxidation carrier protein SoxY → MERRKFLSLTLGALVLAVAPASVRAEDYRKLKPTVWTAHTVEDAIKNLYGTTTTIEKGVKLSTPDVASSGGAVPVTFSTKIPAKTVSVFQDANPEAAVIVYSVTKYDITDYKIQIKMGKPGTITVVVEGLDGKLYSAKRSLDVALGGCEG
- the soxZ gene encoding thiosulfate oxidation carrier complex protein SoxZ, with protein sequence MGIRVKAKLKKGIIKVTIQPSHAMTTYNQAKKKTGDSDNANFITHMSGTINGETVFDMSTSQFLSKNPIFKLKLKGETFKKKDKLIVTWVDRKGKTETKKGKIK
- a CDS encoding thioredoxin family protein; this translates as MIKIIFKIFLFSLLLQVTLLSREIDINKLAKSASKTNKHLFVWLHKTGCGYCQTMEEFTLDNEKVKALLKKKFVEVHINIYEKDKVRYKDFIGSGRDFAKSVGYNFYPTSLFFDKNAKLVYAVPGYKDENVFYTILKYIDSKSYKKVDFEIYENDFEFKEEK
- a CDS encoding MOSC domain-containing protein → MNKNSGNVLELFISKKEQSDRINKAEITVDAKGVKEDKYYANNPNRAILITSKESYDLAKDNGIDAVYSSLGENILLDVNPYHLVPGDRLQIGQTILEITQNCTLCNSLAKVDATLPKLLENDRGIFAKVIDGGVIKKGDIVKF